CAGCACTCAGGAAGAAACGTTACCTCGTCGCCTATCAGCAGAGCCTGGTGAGTGGAGAGCAGCGCCATGGTCTCTGCCACCAGCCTTTGCATGGGACTCAGCACGGCAGCAGCACACGTGGAAGCAGCTCCAAAAGCTAGGAGACTCAAGTGCAGGAGCATTCTCATGGCTCTGAAATGTGCAACGCTTGCCGTGGGCAAAGAAAGTGCATTGTTTAGATGGTATCCCCAACCAATTTATTCGCTCTCTCTTTGAGGAAATGAATAATTTCCATCCATCAGATAGAGACTGTCTAATAATGGCATATTATGAAACCAAATGTTTCCAATGCCTTCTATCTtaaacaaaattcatttttatcttttaataataaaaatccctgtttttcccccttcaaaaacattttctagTACCAAAGAAAACCTCTTTGGTCATTGCcccacatttgcattttttaaagtcagaagACTGAATTTCCTCTTAAAAGATACtcataaaaagagagaagtatGATATAAACCACTAAATAGAATTTTATgctaaaatacacaaatattgaGAACTTTTTTTTCAGGTTTACTAAATTCGATCACGGTGGTTGCtagactgattttcttttttttttttaagattttatttatttatttttaaagagaagggaagggagggagaaagagagggagagaaacatcaatgcgtggttgcctctcacataccccctactggggacctggcctgcaacccaggcatgtgccctgactgggaatcgaaccagcaaccctttgctttataggcctgcgctcaatccagtgagctacaccagccagggctagattgattttctttaaaagttgctGAAAATATTGGTGGGAAGGTGGTGATTAGAGCAGAGACCATCAAACCAGAGCCAGGTCAGGTTGGGTGCACTGGGGTCTTGATTTGGACCCTTTGTGTTGCCAGTAACCAAACACCAAACTCAAATTCATTGAAGCCAAACAGGGACTTTATTAGCTTGTGCCACAAATGGTTACATGACTCCATTCTCAGGCAGCTCTCCTACAGTGGTCCTAAATGATGCCAAAACTCCCAGACCTGTGTGTATCCTGTTCGTGAGCAGCAGGAAAAAGCGAACTGTGCTGTTCTGACTGGTCCATCAAAAGTCCCCAAATTCAGCCTCTTTGCAACAAGGGATCATATGCTTGCCCTTTTGAACAGTGGCCAGGATTATAGGATATTACTGGTTGGCTTTCCCTGGAGCTGGAGGTTGGCTTCATCCCACCCAAATGGCATACCTAAGAAATGTGGGGTCCTCTGTGGCAGTAAGAGGGATGTGGATGCTGGAAAGGTGACCAGGAAGGATCCCTCACAGACACATACCATATTGGCATGGCCTCTCCTTCCTGTCTGACAAGGGTGGGGTGTCCATTCACACCCTGGGCAGGCCAGACACGATCGGGGAACCAGCTTCTCTGTTCCTTAGACTCAGACCAGTAATCCCAGAAGGGAGCCATTGAAGGCCCTTTAAACCACACACTTCCTTGGTCCATAAGGGCACTGTAAACCAGTTGCTTTTAATGGAAGGTTTCAGTGAGCATCCCAGAGTGGTTCTGGGTATGTGGCCTGGAAGCCTGACTGTAGGACTATCTCAAGCATCTGGGACAGATGGTACCAAACACAGATGGCGATGTAGAACCCTTTTCCAAAGCTGGCCCAAGTTTCATAGGGGAGACAGAGGTAGCTGGCAGCTAGACATGCCTTCTGCATGCATGTAAGCAGAACTCTGCACAGGGACGACAAAGTGGTGCGGGACTTTGGTGGCAGCCTCCTGAACCATGTTCTGTTTGTGCTGAAGTTTGGGGTTCCTGGTTAGACACCTCTGGCTTGAACACCTGAAAGGACTTTTCCTTAAGACTGCACGGGAGATTCTGGCTCACTTCAGGAGTCAGGCAGGAACCACAGGAGGCGTGGATGGAGGTGTTCTTAAAATGTGCCACCAGAACCAAAGCTGGGTTCTGGCAGGAGCCTCCTTTCCCCGGAGGATTTCCAAGGAGAGTGTTCGCTCTGGTTCTTCTCGGACTCCTTTGGGCTACTCTGAGGAAGTGCAGGCTTAGAACAAGGTTTCAGAGGAACTGCCAAGTGACTTGTGATTGTGATACCTTAAACACACCAAGTTCTGAGTTTTTAACTTCCGTTACAGGGCTGCGCGGGCAAGCTGGGTGGTGGAGGATTGAGGTACCACTGTACTAGCCTTCACTGAGCAGGAGAAAACTTGCCAGCCACTCACTACTGTTAGGAGAGTCACACTCACTGACCATGAGAATGAGTGAGATGAGCAAGGTGTAGCTCGACACAGGCGGCGGGGCCGAGGGAAGCTGCAGCGCCTACGACCTGCCTACAAGTGGCAGGTGCTACTCAGCTCCCGCTGATTGTTGCCCTGTGACACCCTTGGCCTTCTGTGGCCAGGTCATCCATTTTTCAAAGAAGCCAGAAATTGTGATTATACACAGAatctcttgctttttaaattttggcaatgcatatttttaaaaaccatacatGGTGCCATTTTGCAGCCTCTGGTTTACTATACAGCTGTGGACTCCTATTAGAGgagtagtaatttttaaaaacctattcaaaatatttgttaatgttttaagttatggtaaaatacatatgAGAAAACTCAACATCTTCACCATCTTATTTGTACAGGTTAGTGGTGTTAAGTGCACTCACAGTGTAGTGTGGTCCATCCTCAGAGTTCTCTTcctcttgcaaaactgaaactgtctACCCCTTAAACTAGAACTCCCTAGTGCCCCTTCACCTCGTCATGGCAACCAGGCATCTACTCTCTGTCTttgtgaatttgactattctaggtaactcgtgtaagtggaatcatacagtatttatatatttatgactggtttatttccttagcataatgttttcaaggttcatccatgtcgtagcatgtgacagaatttctttcatttttaaggtagaggaatattccattgtatgaatataccacattttgtttatctagtcATCCTCAACAGCTGTTTGTGTTTCTTCCACACTTTGGCTCTTATGAATAACGCTGCTATGCAGATGGGTGTACACAATTATATTTCTTACAATGTCGTATTGGTTGTTAGCTCTCCTTCTCTGAGTCTGATCTCCCCAGCCTGACTGCAAACTCTCTTGGAGCAGTGACCATAAAATAATGTgtttgacctggctggcatagctcagtggattgagcgcgggctgggaaccaaagtgtcccaggttcgattcccagccagggtacattcctgggatgcaggccagaacccccagcaaccacacattgatgtttctctctctctctctcctcctcccttttctctctaaaaataaaaaaaaaaaaaaaaactgatttgttaaaaaaaaataatgtgtttgaAAGAACTTTATTAATGTAAAACTCCCAACGAAAGTTAATGGTTTTTTAATCTCCTGTGCAGAAGAGTCCCAACTAATTTAGGTAGATATTTCACTCTCCAGAAAGTGGAGCATCACCCACCTTGAGTGAGGGGTGCACGgtaactttatttaaaagagtACAGTATGGAAAGCGGATTGTCAAAGGGGTAACTCTGCCATGGAGAAATCTGTCAAACCCCAGCCAGGTGACTAAGGTCGACACCAAAAGTGCTAAGTCATATTAATACCACGTACCCGTGATATGATGTGATAAGAATGGCATTTTATCTCTGTGGTCTTTCTCCCCCAAACCCACACACTCTGTTGAACCATGAGGAAAACATTGCCCATACCCAAAGCAAAGGACAAAATGCCTGACCAGTACTCCTTAAAATTGTCACGGTCATCAAAAACCAGCAAGTCTGAGGAACTGTCGCCCACCAGAGGAGCCTAAGGAGGCAGGATGACTAAATGTGACGTGATATCCTGGATAAGATCCAGGAACAGAAAAAGGCCACTAGGTAAAACTAAGCCCCCACCTCCGCAAAGAAACTGTGGAGTCTAGTAATAACCCATTGTGGGCTTCTCAGAAGGGACAAGTGAGTCCTACTAACGTGAACAACAGAGAAAACTCGGGGCACGGTGCACGGGAACTCTCTATAATATTTTTGCAACTTTAAtgcaattataaaattatttaaaagctttattaaaaAGCATTGCACATTGAACAAAATTAGTAATTGTTTTACTGTGATTATTACGAGACTTTGTACCCTATGAATGTCATAGACTGGGGGCCTTTTGACTTAGCCACTagtctgtgagctccttgagaatAAGGATTTAATTTAATTGATCTCTTCATTCTCAACGACCAGCCTATTGTAGACACTCAGttgatatttgttgaataaataactgaatgaataagCAGGCATTTGGTTGTATTGGTTGAACAAATTAATATGCGCACTGTGGAAACTCAAAGAGTGTGAAGGAATAGAGACAACTTTGACAGggctcctaaaaaaaaaaagagcaaaacttCAAGGCTCAGCTAGAAACCAAGCCAATGTGAACTACCAGGACATTTTTAGAAATCCACATTATTTTAAGAGAACAGATAGAAATTAGCAACCAGTAATCAGAATTAAGAATTATTAGTAATTATATTAGTGTGGAACAGGTGTATCAGTGGGTAACATCCATCCTTT
The genomic region above belongs to Phyllostomus discolor isolate MPI-MPIP mPhyDis1 chromosome 13, mPhyDis1.pri.v3, whole genome shotgun sequence and contains:
- the IL5 gene encoding LOW QUALITY PROTEIN: interleukin-5 (The sequence of the model RefSeq protein was modified relative to this genomic sequence to represent the inferred CDS: inserted 1 base in 1 codon; deleted 3 bases in 2 codons; substituted 2 bases at 2 genomic stop codons), which translates into the protein MFLKGEKQGFLLLKDKNEFCLRXKALETLVSXYAIIRQSLSDGWKLFISSKRENKLVGDTXLNNALSLPTASVAHFRAMRMLLHLSLLAFGAASTCAAAVLSPMQRLVAETMALLSTHQALLIGDENLMIPTPGHKDHQLCIEEVFRGVETLKNQTAQGDAVEKLFQNLSSIKEYIDGQRKIKCEGERWRVKKFLEYLQRFLGVMNTEWPMENED